The Catellatospora citrea DNA segment TCGAGAGTGGACGGAGTGAAGGTGATCTCGCCGGACCGCTCCGGGAAGCCGGCCTGCGCCCGTTCGGTGATGCGGTAGCCCTGGTGGAAGTCGGGCACGCCGGCCAGCCCGTCGGTCTCGCGGCCCGGTGCGATGAGGTAACCGGAGATGCCCGCCAGGATCACGGCGAGCGCCGCCGCGGCGGAGGCGAGCCGGCCGCGGCGCTGCTGCACGATGCGGCGGCGTACGCCGGCCAGCCGCTCGTTGCCGGCCGGGGCGTCCTCGTCGACCGCGGGCAGGGCCTGCAGGTCGGGGTCGAGCCGCAGCCGGGCCAGGCCCTTGGCGGCGTAGCTCTTCACCGAACCCGGCGAGATGTCGAGCGCCTTGGCGATCTCGGCCTCGGTCAGGTCCTCGAAGTAGCGCAGCACCAGCACGACCCGCTGCTGGCGGGACAGCCGGCCGAGGGCCCGCCACACCTCGTCGCGCTCGTCGACGGCCGACTGCGGCGCCGCGATCGGCTGCTCGGGCAGCGACTCGGCGGGGCGCTCACCGTTCCACCGGCGGCGCCACCAGGACCGGTACGTGTTGAGCAGCACCTGCCGCACGTACGGTTCCGGGTCGCCGTGGATGCGCCGCCACGCCGACCACGACTTGACCAGCGCGGTCTGCAGCAGGTCCTCGGCCAGCGCGTGGTCGCCGGTGAGCAGGTACGCGACGCGCAGCAGGTGCCGCGACCGCGCCATCACGAACTCGTCGAACTCCGCCGTGCCGGCCATGCTCCGCAAGCCTCCTGATCGCCGCCGTCAGCAACACGTACCGGTTGGACGGTGGCGTCGGTGGGGTGGTGTCGCGAGAATTTACCGCCCGTAGGTTACGTCCCGGGCTGGTCGACGGTGAGCCACCAGTCGCCCGTCATGAACTCGGGCTCCACGGTGATGACCACGGTCTGGCCGGTGACGAGGTTGGGCAGTCCCAGCCGCGCCTCGGCGGTCGTGCCGAAGTCCAGGAATCCGGCCCGGTTGCCCTGCTCGTAGTCCCACCACCCGAAGTTCTCCACGGCGATGCCGTTGATGGAGACGAGCAGGCTGCCCGGGGTCTGCGCGCGGGCCCGGAACGTCAGCGAACCGCGCCACTGCACGGTGGTGACCTGGGCCTCGGGGCCGTAGAGCCGGATCCGGCCCGGCGCTGCGTCGGGATACGGCAGCGGGTCCAGGCTCGCGGGTCGCGACGGCAGCGGGTACTCGTCGAACGGCAACCGCTCGGCGACGGCGACCGCCATCACGCCGTCGGCGGTCCGCTGCCCGGTGTCGGCCGCCGCGCCGACGAAGCTCAGCGTGATCCGGGCGGGCTCGCCGACGCGCAGTTTGCGGGCCGCCGCGGTGCGCGCGTTCATGGTGCGCGCCACGGTGAACTCCATTCGGGAGCCGCAGGTGACCGTCGTGACATAGGCGCCGTTGACGCTCAGGTCGACCTCGGCCGGCAGCAGGCCGGTGGCGCAGGCCGGGAACAGGGTCAGGTCGGTGCTGCCCGGTGTCCACACCAGCTCCGCCGTGCCCTGGGAGAAGTTCGCCTGCAGCCGGGCCACGATGCGGTGCCCCCGGTACAGCTCGGGCAGGTCGGCGACGTCGCCGCGGTCCAGGCCGGGCGCGAGCGCGTAGCCCGAGATCGCGGCGATGACGATCAGGCAGGCCGCGGCCGCCGCGGACAGCCGGGTGCGGCGGCGCTGGATGATCCGCCGCTGGACGGCGACCAGCCGCTCGTTGCCCGCCGGCGCGTCGTCGTCGGGCTGCGGCAGTGCGCGCAGCGAGGGGTCCAGGCGCAGGGTGGCCAGGCCCCGGGAGGCGTACGCCTTCACGGCGCCCGGCGAGATGTCCATGGTCCGCGCGATCTCCGCCTCGGTGAGGTCCTCGAAGTACCGCAGCACCAGCACCACCCGCTGCTGGCGGGGCAGCCGGTCGAGCGCACGCCACAGCTGGTCCCGCTCGTCGACCGCGCTGTGCGGCGACGGTCCGGCGTGCTCGGGCAGCGTCTCGGTGGGCCGCTCGCCGTGCCAGCGCCGCCGCCACCACGAGTTGTACGTGTTGACGAGCACGCGGCGCACGTACGGCTCGGGGTCGCCCTGGATCCGCTTCCACGCCGTCCACGACTTGGCCAGCGCGGTCTGCAGCAGGTCCTCGGCGAGGATGTGGTCGCCCGAGAGCAGGTACGCGATGCGCAGCAGGTGGCGCGAGCGCACCGTCACGAACTCGTCGAACGTCGCCGTGTCGGCCATGCTCCCGTGCCCTTCCGTCTGCGGTGTCGAGATCCTGTACGACCTGGGCCGCCGCCGGGGTTGCGCGCGATGCGCGAGTTTCCGGCGGGGGCCGCCACAGCCGCCGCGGCGGCGCCCGCCGGATCAGCTGGGCGGCTGCGGGTAGATCACGACGTGCCAATCGCCGACCAGCTGCTCCGGCTCGACGGTGACGGTGATCTTCGAGCCGGGCCGGGGCGTGAATGGGACACCGTTCGCGTACGGGTACCCGGGATCGAGCGGGGCGTTGACGCTCCCGGCCAGGTTCATGAAGGGCGCGCCGAAGTCCAGGTGGGTCAGCACCTTGCCGTCGACGAGGACGCGCAGGCGGCCGGGGGTCTGTGCCTGCGCCGACAGCACGAGGGGACCGGCCCAGGTGATCGCGGTGCTGTGCGCGCCTCCGGACTCCAGCACGGTGACGGTGGCCGGGTCGACGCCTTCGGGCGGGGTGCGGTCCAGTGGCGCGCGGGACGGGTCGGTGCCCGGCCACGGCAGCTCCGCGTACGTGGCGAGCTCGCCGACCGCGACCGCGACGGTGCCCTCGGGCAGCGGCTCGTCGCCGTGCTGGCCGAACGCGAGGTCCAGCGCCACGGTGGCCGGACGGCCCGCGACCAGACCCAGCGCCGCCGGGTCCAGCGTGATGAAGAAGCCGTTGAAGCCCATGTTCGTGTCGCCGGTGCAGATGTCCATGCCCCTCAGCTGCCCGTTCACCCGGACCTGGATGGCCAGGGTCTGCAGCTGCCCCAGGTGGCGGCAGGCGAGGAACAGGGCCTCCGGGCGTCCGCTGGGCGTCCAGGTGAGTGCCGGGTCGAGGTGGGGCGTGTAATCGTGCTGGGCGACCGTGGCCAGGCGGTAGTAGTCGAGGTCGACGAACCCCTGCGGGCTTTGCGCGAACTGCGGCACCTCGATCGGGAACGCGGGCTCCGGCAGCGCCCGCGCCCGCAGGTGCGGCAGCAGCGCGTACGCGGCGATGAGCGCCAGCGCGACCAGGCAGGCCGTCGCGACCCCGGCGATGCTCCGGCGGCGGCCCCGCGCGATGCGGGTGCGCACCGCGGTCAGCCGCTCGTTGCCCGCCGGCCCGTCGTCGGGCTGCGGCAGCTCCCGCAGGCTCGGGTCCAGCCGCAGCTTCGCCAGCCCTTTGGAGGCGTGCGTCTTCACCGAGCCCGTGGAGATGCCGAGGGTCCGGGCGATGTCGGCCTCGCTGAGGTCCTCGAAGTAGCGCAGCACCAGGACGACCTTCTGCTGCCGGGGCAGCCTGGCCAGGGCGCGGCGGAGCTGGTCGCGGTCGTCGACCGCGGTGTGCTGCGACGGCCCGGCGTGCTCGGGCAGCGTCTCGGTGGGGCGCTCGCCGTGCCAGCGGCGTCGCCACCAGGAGTTGTACGTGTTCGCGAGCACCCGCCGCACGTACGGCTCCGGGTCGCCGTGGATGCGCCGCCAGGCCGACCAGGACCGGGCCAGGGCGGTCTGCAGCAGGTCCTCGGCCAGCGCGTGGTCACCGGTGAGCAG contains these protein-coding regions:
- a CDS encoding SigE family RNA polymerase sigma factor, producing the protein MAETATFDEFVVTRSRHLLRVAYLLTGDHALAEDLLQTALARSWSAWRRIHGDPEPYVRRVLANTYNSWWRRRWHGERPTETLPEHAGPSQHTAVDDRDQLRRALARLPRQQKVVLVLRYFEDLSEADIARTLGISTGSVKTHASKGLAKLRLDPSLRELPQPDDGPAGNERLTAVRTRIARGRRRSIAGVATACLVALALIAAYALLPHLRARALPEPAFPIEVPQFAQSPQGFVDLDYYRLATVAQHDYTPHLDPALTWTPSGRPEALFLACRHLGQLQTLAIQVRVNGQLRGMDICTGDTNMGFNGFFITLDPAALGLVAGRPATVALDLAFGQHGDEPLPEGTVAVAVGELATYAELPWPGTDPSRAPLDRTPPEGVDPATVTVLESGGAHSTAITWAGPLVLSAQAQTPGRLRVLVDGKVLTHLDFGAPFMNLAGSVNAPLDPGYPYANGVPFTPRPGSKITVTVEPEQLVGDWHVVIYPQPPS
- a CDS encoding SigE family RNA polymerase sigma factor, translating into MAGTAEFDEFVMARSRHLLRVAYLLTGDHALAEDLLQTALVKSWSAWRRIHGDPEPYVRQVLLNTYRSWWRRRWNGERPAESLPEQPIAAPQSAVDERDEVWRALGRLSRQQRVVLVLRYFEDLTEAEIAKALDISPGSVKSYAAKGLARLRLDPDLQALPAVDEDAPAGNERLAGVRRRIVQQRRGRLASAAAALAVILAGISGYLIAPGRETDGLAGVPDFHQGYRITERAQAGFPERSGEITFTPSTLDLAFFPACTHSGYEVPLEVKVWVGGRSMGAVDCATDGLSFDSRLTPAPDTLRAAGVEVGKPVTVSFDLDVSYVYPDPTTPVTEPRTEVPADGVLALLVGESVGFDKVDLPERPATLTPLDRPAYATGTSVLLTADGPRTATLDWRSGGVRIMARAQTPGVLRLRINGVLVDVKTWWDYDQQTWQSEFAPAGDDAKVRGLNAQYPDQLTITVEPEHLTGDWWLAVMPAG
- a CDS encoding SigE family RNA polymerase sigma factor — translated: MADTATFDEFVTVRSRHLLRIAYLLSGDHILAEDLLQTALAKSWTAWKRIQGDPEPYVRRVLVNTYNSWWRRRWHGERPTETLPEHAGPSPHSAVDERDQLWRALDRLPRQQRVVLVLRYFEDLTEAEIARTMDISPGAVKAYASRGLATLRLDPSLRALPQPDDDAPAGNERLVAVQRRIIQRRRTRLSAAAAACLIVIAAISGYALAPGLDRGDVADLPELYRGHRIVARLQANFSQGTAELVWTPGSTDLTLFPACATGLLPAEVDLSVNGAYVTTVTCGSRMEFTVARTMNARTAAARKLRVGEPARITLSFVGAAADTGQRTADGVMAVAVAERLPFDEYPLPSRPASLDPLPYPDAAPGRIRLYGPEAQVTTVQWRGSLTFRARAQTPGSLLVSINGIAVENFGWWDYEQGNRAGFLDFGTTAEARLGLPNLVTGQTVVITVEPEFMTGDWWLTVDQPGT